A single genomic interval of Argopecten irradians isolate NY chromosome 8, Ai_NY, whole genome shotgun sequence harbors:
- the LOC138330305 gene encoding protein SPT2 homolog produces the protein MDFTKLLSIAAQKQQNAEKQLPVTKMYSTEVSAAQKKKKDEKTKSEVVKKYLEEKEAEKRRKERERRKQEEAKRKQQEEEEKSKRFRIPKIQKSTESGSPESQLDVQNKSETKSNERLTSGSSSSSGDKKSQGKTESSKSSSDKNHKKSDPIDKSVKTSSNQQKHPSSHKDNSHKVFSSNEKSHSSSGSTSHSKDSSRDKHSSKESSREKLSSKDSSKDSSKEKSSSKDSSREKSSSKDSSREKSSSKDISRDKSSSKEKSSSKDSSREKSSSKDSSKEKSSSRDISKVKSDSKENSQNGKSSSNSENPKNGSGVGKGEHIPEFSNREMEATRWTSKLTAEEQLRIRVEFERKKARLKESLNKDKDSRIRISEGKQPVFKKAPPDEAKKKAKAETEAQRRQRKIEERRLKNEQEIERIMQSENKDDKLKQKPVKHSKENSDKPKEKFKHRPINLNKNKPPPKLNFQDILKLAQEKAQDPVEAVVIKKPEPVKEHRPMTQEEKDRQERKKSKEYKDWYKYGQNKSASKPGISEQSRSDSPKTERPERKVDSSRHTDSLKSDRTSIPSKKSTMGGIPERKSVVNKTPSNDRVKQNGHIPKASPTVKNATSTKNRDSHEMSRKRQSLDIFSEKDTLNLSKKRHSLPDAVKSSSQGKSNPTGAKSNGLNKSMDSRVDKQMKGGSSRPDKHNASSGDISKKRKLEASSASAKTPHSEYKKAKTSESRYDSTNENVLVCRPSGSKVKRERSPPPPAASNPWDRIYNQVKKDNPKPVKKKKQVIEDDSDDLDEDLDGFIDDDDGFIDDDMDMDYSKHIKEIFGYDKSKYRYESDYEISNMESNFREQMKEEARSARLGLQEDLEDMRKEEEELRLKALAKKKNAKRR, from the exons ATGGACTTCACAAAGTTGTTATCTATAGCGGCCCAGAAACAACAAAATGCTGAAAAACAG cttCCAGTTACAAAGATGTATTCAACTGAAGTGTCAGCAgcacagaaaaagaaaaaagacgaaaagacaAAATCTGAAGTTGTGAAAAAATATTTGGAGGAAAAAGAAGCTGAGAAAAGAAGGAAAG aaCGAGAGAGAAGAAAACAAGAAGAAGCTAAGAGGAAACAGCaagaggaagaagaaaaaagcaAAAGATTCAGAATACCAAAAATTCAAAAGTCAACGGAATCTGGATCACCAGAATCACAGTTGGATGTGCAAAATAAATCTGAGACAAAATCCAATGAAAGGCTGACTTCAGGATCTTCCAGTTCATCAGGAGATAAAAAATCGCAGGGTAAAACTGAAAGTAGCAAATCTTCCTCGGACAAGAATCACAAAAAGTCCGATCCTATAGACAAATCAGTGAAAACTTCAAGTAATCAACAAAAACATCCATCAAGTCATAAGGATAACTCACACAAAGTGTTCAGTTCAAATGAGAAATCCCATAGTTCTTCAGGTTCAACATCACATTCAAAAGACAGTTCACGAGATAAACACAGTTCAAAAGAAAGTTCCAGGGAGAAATTGAGTTCAAAAGACAGTTCAAAAGACAGCTCAAAGGAAAAGTCCAGTTCAAAAGACAGTTCAAGAGAAAAGTCCAGTTCAAAAGACAGTTCAAGAGAAAAGTCCAGTTCAAAAGACATCTCAAGAGATAAGTCAAGTTCAAAAGAGAAGTCTTCTTCAAAAGACAGTTCTAGAGAAAAGTCAAGTTCAAAGGACAGCTCAAAAGAAAAATCTAGTTCAAGAGACATTTCAAAAGTAAAGTCTGATTCCAAAGAAAATTCACAAAATGGAAAATCGAGCTCCAATTCTGAAAATCCTAAAAATGGTTCAGGTGTTGGAAAAGGTGAACATATACCTGAGTTTAGTAATCGTGAAATGGAGGCCACTCGTTGGACAAGTAAATTGACTGCTGAAGAACAACTTCGCATAAGGGTGGAGTTTGAACGTAAAAAGGCCAGACTAAAGGAATCTTTGAATAAAGACAAAGACAGCAGGATACGTATTTCAGAAGGAAAACAACCAGTATTCAAGAAAGCTCCCCCGGATGAGGCCAAGAAAAAAGCCAAAGCAGAAACTGAAGCTCAAAGGAGACAAAGAAAAATTGAAGAACGTCGATTAAAAAATGAACAAGAAATAGAAAGAATAATGCAAAGTGAGAATAAGGATGATAAATTAAAACAGAAGCCTGTGAAACATTCCAAAGAAAATAGTGATAAACCGAAAGAGAAATTCAAGCACAGACCGATAAACTTGAACAAAAATAAACCTCCTCCAAAATTGAATTTCCAGGATATCCTCAAACTCGCTCAAGAAAAAGCTCAGGATCCAGTTGAGGCTGTTGTCATAAAAAAGCCTGAACCTGTTAAAGAGCACCGTCCAATGACACAGGAAGAAAAGGACAGACAAGAACGCAAAAAATCCAAAGAGTACAAGGATTGGTATAAGTATGGTCAAAACAAGTCTGCATCAAAGCCGGGCATTTCTGAACAGAGCCGATCTGACTCGCCGAAGACGGAGCGGCCTGAGAGGAAAGTAGATTCATCAAGACATACAGACTCTTTAAAGAGTGATAGAACTTCAATTCCTTCTAAAAAGTCCACCATGGGAGGGATACCAGAAAGGAAAAGTGTAGTTAATAAAACTCCAAGTAATGACAGAGTTAAACAAAATGGACATATACCAAAGGCTTCACCGACAGTCAAAAATGCAACCTCCACAAAAAATAGAGATTCACACGAAATGTCCAGAAAGAGACAGTCGCTTGATATTTTTAGTGAAAAGGACACTCTCAATCTGTCTAAAAAGCGACACTCGTTACCAGATGCAGTGAAGTCATCTTCTCAGGGAAAGTCTAATCCAACTGGTGCTAAATCGAATGGTCTGAACAAGAGTATGGACTCACGGGTAGACAAACAAATGAAAGGCGGTAGTTCTAGGCCTGACAAGCACAATGCAAGTTCTGGTGACATCTCCAAAAAGAGAAAGTTGGAAGCTTCATCCGCTAGTGCCAAAACTCCCCACAGTGAATATAAAAAAGCGAAAACCAGTGAAAGTCGCTACGATAGTACTAATGAAAACGTGCTGGTGTGTAGACCGTCTGGTAGTAAAGTTAAACGAGAGCGGTCCCCACCCCCTCCGGCAGCTAGTAATCCATGGGATAGGATCTATAACCAGGTGAAGAAAGACAATCCTAAACCAG TGAAGAAGAAGAAACAGGTGATAGAGGATGATTCTGATGATCTGGACGAGGATTTGGATGGATTCATCGACGACGATGACGGCTTCATCGACGACGATATGGACATGGACTATTCTAAACATATTAAAGAAATATTCGGCTATGATAAATCCAA ATATCGCTATGAGAGTGATTATGAGATAAGCAACATGGAGTCCAATTTTAGAGAACAAATGAAAGAAGAAGCCAGAAG tGCCAGACTTGGATTACAAGAGGATTTGGAGGACATGCGCAAGGAAGAAGAAGAACTTAGGCTAAAGGCCCTTGCCAAAAAGAAAAATGCCAAGCGGCGATAG